From one Nothobranchius furzeri strain GRZ-AD chromosome 2, NfurGRZ-RIMD1, whole genome shotgun sequence genomic stretch:
- the LOC107377422 gene encoding dynactin subunit 6 isoform X1: protein MSDPKPAVAQKSGKIAAGAVVCVGSEIRGDVTIVVIGARTVVHPKARIIAEAGPIIIGERNLIEEQTLVINSFPENVPAAERAEPVTMIIGTNNVFEVGCVSRALKMGDNNVIESKADVGRNMILTSGCIISTFCQVNTCEAVPENTVVYGPDCSRRVQSEKPQSQTLQLDFLMKILPNYHRLKKTEKGSSMPLKN from the exons ATGTCCGACCCCAAGCCAGCGGTTGCACAGAAAAG TGGTAAAATCGCAGCTGGAGCAGTTGTGTGTGTTGGGAGTGAAATAAGAGGAGATGTTACTATTG TCGTCATAGGTGCTAGAACAGTGGTCCACCCCAAAGCTCGGATCATAGCAGAAGCAGGGCCCATCATTATTGGGGAGAGGAATCTGATAGAGGAGCAGACCCTGGTTATTAACAG CTTTCCTGAGAATGTGCCAGCCGCAGAGAGAGCTGAGCCTGTAACAATGATCATTGGGACCAACAATGTGTTTGAAGTTGGATGTG TGTCTCGGGCATTGAAAATGGGAGACAATAATGTGATTGAGTCCAAGG CTGATGTTGGGAGGAACATGATCCTGACCAGTGGCTGCATCATCAGCACATTCTGCCAGGTGAACACGTGTGAAGCCGTACCGGAGAACACGGTTGTGTACGGCCCAGACTGCAGCAGGCGTGTGCAGAGCGAAAAGCCACAG tcGCAGACGCTACAGCTCGATTTCCTCATGAAGATTCTTCCCAACTACCACCGCCTGAAGAAGACTGAGAAAGGAAGCAGCATGCCTTTAAAAAACTAA
- the LOC107377422 gene encoding dynactin subunit 6 isoform X3 yields the protein MSDPKPAVAQKSGKIAAGAVVCVGSEIRGDVTIVVIGARTVVHPKARIIAEAGPIIIGERNLIEEQTLVINSFPENVPAAERAEPVTMIIGTNNVFEVGCADVGRNMILTSGCIISTFCQVNTCEAVPENTVVYGPDCSRRVQSEKPQSQTLQLDFLMKILPNYHRLKKTEKGSSMPLKN from the exons ATGTCCGACCCCAAGCCAGCGGTTGCACAGAAAAG TGGTAAAATCGCAGCTGGAGCAGTTGTGTGTGTTGGGAGTGAAATAAGAGGAGATGTTACTATTG TCGTCATAGGTGCTAGAACAGTGGTCCACCCCAAAGCTCGGATCATAGCAGAAGCAGGGCCCATCATTATTGGGGAGAGGAATCTGATAGAGGAGCAGACCCTGGTTATTAACAG CTTTCCTGAGAATGTGCCAGCCGCAGAGAGAGCTGAGCCTGTAACAATGATCATTGGGACCAACAATGTGTTTGAAGTTGGATGTG CTGATGTTGGGAGGAACATGATCCTGACCAGTGGCTGCATCATCAGCACATTCTGCCAGGTGAACACGTGTGAAGCCGTACCGGAGAACACGGTTGTGTACGGCCCAGACTGCAGCAGGCGTGTGCAGAGCGAAAAGCCACAG tcGCAGACGCTACAGCTCGATTTCCTCATGAAGATTCTTCCCAACTACCACCGCCTGAAGAAGACTGAGAAAGGAAGCAGCATGCCTTTAAAAAACTAA
- the LOC107377422 gene encoding dynactin subunit 6 isoform X2, with amino-acid sequence MSDPKPAVAQKSGKIAAGAVVCVGSEIRGDVTIGARTVVHPKARIIAEAGPIIIGERNLIEEQTLVINSFPENVPAAERAEPVTMIIGTNNVFEVGCVSRALKMGDNNVIESKADVGRNMILTSGCIISTFCQVNTCEAVPENTVVYGPDCSRRVQSEKPQSQTLQLDFLMKILPNYHRLKKTEKGSSMPLKN; translated from the exons ATGTCCGACCCCAAGCCAGCGGTTGCACAGAAAAG TGGTAAAATCGCAGCTGGAGCAGTTGTGTGTGTTGGGAGTGAAATAAGAGGAGATGTTACTATTG GTGCTAGAACAGTGGTCCACCCCAAAGCTCGGATCATAGCAGAAGCAGGGCCCATCATTATTGGGGAGAGGAATCTGATAGAGGAGCAGACCCTGGTTATTAACAG CTTTCCTGAGAATGTGCCAGCCGCAGAGAGAGCTGAGCCTGTAACAATGATCATTGGGACCAACAATGTGTTTGAAGTTGGATGTG TGTCTCGGGCATTGAAAATGGGAGACAATAATGTGATTGAGTCCAAGG CTGATGTTGGGAGGAACATGATCCTGACCAGTGGCTGCATCATCAGCACATTCTGCCAGGTGAACACGTGTGAAGCCGTACCGGAGAACACGGTTGTGTACGGCCCAGACTGCAGCAGGCGTGTGCAGAGCGAAAAGCCACAG tcGCAGACGCTACAGCTCGATTTCCTCATGAAGATTCTTCCCAACTACCACCGCCTGAAGAAGACTGAGAAAGGAAGCAGCATGCCTTTAAAAAACTAA